From the Oleiphilus messinensis genome, one window contains:
- a CDS encoding MerR family DNA-binding transcriptional regulator, translating to MAEFLSIGAAAFLLGVAVSTLRRWEKESRYFSDFRTPGGHRRYALEKLLAFCGQSTANEQRRTICYARVSSHDQKKDLQTQIARLHGSRSRKNQRAIA from the coding sequence ATGGCTGAATTTCTATCGATAGGCGCTGCCGCTTTTCTGCTGGGTGTGGCCGTTTCCACCCTTCGTCGCTGGGAAAAAGAATCACGATATTTCTCAGATTTCCGTACGCCTGGTGGCCATCGTCGTTACGCGCTTGAGAAACTTTTAGCCTTTTGCGGTCAGTCGACTGCTAATGAGCAACGCAGAACGATCTGTTATGCTCGCGTCTCTTCTCATGATCAGAAAAAGGATTTGCAAACGCAAATTGCTCGCTTGCATGGTTCACGTAGTCGTAAAAATCAACGAGCCATCGCCTAG
- a CDS encoding DUF2894 domain-containing protein, which produces MSDVVECNLVACEPVKAEVPEQEARIAPEAETDPARSESVSAVRLSPSALESLDIEAFHSVGLDKFDPARFRYIAAMSEKAASQSAGVAARLKVKIEQARAEYLSAFLDARERLDTQLRTAQEKTPALAPELDELFQRCEFTALKQRLTATNDASAKSLLSGLREQLVSRELDVSPAESGSPFEMMLREQEAAALREFGHSSIATTQIETKPEAGEIRELASVKQLRDSMAKRGSERLVTQAVKTVPEDPGPLNPQMLVTRSLSAMRSLSPEYLNRFVSYLDSLFWLEQAGARQESDKTVPASGSKKAKRKTV; this is translated from the coding sequence ATGAGTGATGTTGTTGAATGTAATCTTGTTGCATGCGAGCCGGTAAAAGCGGAAGTCCCCGAGCAGGAGGCCCGGATAGCACCAGAGGCAGAAACGGATCCGGCACGAAGTGAGTCCGTATCAGCCGTCAGGCTCTCGCCTAGTGCGCTGGAATCCCTGGATATTGAGGCGTTTCATTCAGTTGGTCTGGATAAATTTGATCCAGCGCGATTCAGATATATCGCGGCGATGTCAGAAAAAGCCGCGTCACAGTCAGCAGGGGTGGCGGCCCGGCTCAAGGTTAAAATTGAGCAGGCTCGAGCAGAATATTTGAGCGCCTTTCTGGATGCGCGTGAGCGGCTTGATACCCAGCTCCGCACGGCTCAAGAAAAGACGCCTGCCTTGGCTCCAGAGTTGGACGAGTTGTTTCAACGTTGTGAATTTACCGCACTCAAGCAGCGCCTGACTGCCACGAACGATGCCTCAGCTAAATCGCTCTTATCAGGTTTGCGAGAGCAACTGGTCTCCCGAGAGTTGGACGTGAGTCCCGCAGAGTCTGGCAGTCCTTTTGAAATGATGCTGCGCGAACAAGAGGCTGCAGCACTGCGTGAATTTGGTCATTCCTCTATCGCAACAACCCAAATAGAAACCAAACCGGAAGCGGGTGAAATCCGTGAACTGGCTTCAGTCAAGCAGCTACGTGACAGCATGGCCAAACGCGGCTCGGAACGCTTGGTTACGCAAGCTGTGAAAACCGTACCGGAAGATCCAGGTCCACTCAATCCACAAATGCTGGTGACCCGGTCACTTTCCGCGATGCGCTCGCTGTCCCCGGAATATCTCAATCGTTTTGTCAGCTACCTGGACTCACTATTCTGGCTGGAGCAAGCCGGTGCTCGTCAGGAGTCGGATAAAACCGTACCTGCCTCCGGTAGTAAAAAGGCCAAGCGAAAAACTGTTTAG
- a CDS encoding OmpA family protein has product MAELDDAVSQEPPVWAIFGDLMSGLVGVFVLLLVWALGFQLELAQNLEEEVARRQAEEQRRMALEEALADPLATGRVTLRDGRIGISGSVLFSLNSDQLQSEGRALLKTLIGPLRVFLDDRGEMLMVSGFTDDLPIQKGNSRYDDNWELSAQRALTVTRALVEEGMPPEMVFAAAFGAQHPTVPNVDNASRAQNRRVEMAPVPRGTTNHE; this is encoded by the coding sequence ATGGCAGAACTGGATGATGCAGTATCCCAGGAACCACCAGTCTGGGCTATTTTTGGTGACTTGATGTCAGGACTGGTGGGGGTGTTTGTTTTGCTGCTGGTTTGGGCGTTGGGCTTTCAATTGGAACTCGCACAAAACCTGGAAGAAGAGGTTGCCCGTCGTCAGGCTGAGGAACAGCGTCGTATGGCGCTTGAAGAAGCTTTGGCAGACCCTCTGGCGACTGGACGTGTGACATTGCGTGACGGGCGAATCGGAATCAGTGGAAGTGTCTTGTTCTCCCTGAATTCAGATCAGCTCCAAAGCGAGGGCAGGGCGTTGTTGAAAACGCTCATTGGTCCGTTGCGAGTTTTTCTGGATGATCGTGGTGAAATGTTAATGGTCAGCGGCTTCACGGATGACCTCCCCATTCAAAAGGGGAACTCCCGTTATGATGATAACTGGGAATTGTCGGCGCAGCGGGCTTTAACCGTAACCCGAGCTTTGGTCGAGGAAGGCATGCCGCCAGAGATGGTTTTTGCTGCCGCTTTTGGTGCTCAGCATCCTACCGTTCCGAATGTGGATAATGCCAGTCGTGCCCAAAATCGCCGGGTGGAAATGGCCCCGGTACCACGAGGTACAACGAATCATGAGTAA
- a CDS encoding DUF802 domain-containing protein, with protein MTRLLFTAAFLLGALAVAWMGSNFLDNNTLGLTVIIVIGGVYGIGFIELIQYRLATGTLDRPLKAWHKSEQPELTSLAEWVQPVHPSLQNAVRLRIEGQRIGLPTPVLTPYLVGLLVMLGLLGTFVGMVDTLKGAVVALEGTTKLEAIRAGLAAPIGGLSLAFGTSVAGVAASAMLGLMSTLSRRERMLSSRELDNQINGPLKVFSLVHHRQETYKALQTQTESLPKVAEQLQGLVLKIEQLGDHLSTTLLTNQEKFHETATRTYTDLADSVGNALRESLAQSGQLAGESIRPVVQEAMLGIRNDITENAHATHQALADRVQSQLSAMQSEFSTASAHVSRSWQDAVASQTQSHETFLQTLRQSFSEINSQVEANSAQLVAKLDETTALWFTRLADAEQARLGRWIDALQTTQTETREDFKVAADEMTGSIRAVAQEQVQSISILTENMETLSASVCTQWQTVAGEAQEQQHALSQTVERSTQQFIEHAQTVSEANLSKLNVLLEQSDALLQARTASESAWFAEYQQRMEQITSNLNNELSQLAVLENKRSEAAVAQLAQLEDTVSQHLQRLGLALEQPMTRLIETASETPRAAAEVISELRNEVSKNIERDNSLLEERKRNLEELRSLSETLERASNGQLQAVEQLVDSTTGMFSDVGDQFQNLVQTEVTKMSDVAVEFTSSAVELSSLAEAFQTAVNLYNESNHQLIEQLNRMESALGQSTERSDEQLGYYVAQARDVIDHSILSQKEIFEELRQLSSKSPEVVD; from the coding sequence ATGACTCGACTACTTTTTACCGCCGCTTTTTTACTTGGGGCTTTGGCCGTCGCCTGGATGGGCAGCAACTTTCTGGATAATAATACCTTGGGCCTGACCGTCATTATTGTTATTGGCGGTGTATACGGGATTGGTTTTATCGAACTTATCCAATACCGGTTAGCCACTGGAACACTGGACCGGCCTTTGAAGGCATGGCATAAATCCGAGCAACCCGAGTTAACCTCTTTGGCGGAATGGGTTCAACCGGTCCATCCGTCTTTACAAAATGCTGTCCGGTTACGCATTGAAGGTCAGCGAATCGGGTTACCAACCCCGGTGTTGACCCCCTATCTGGTTGGTTTGCTGGTCATGCTTGGCTTGCTGGGAACATTCGTCGGTATGGTCGATACCTTGAAAGGTGCCGTTGTGGCGTTGGAAGGAACGACGAAGCTGGAGGCCATTCGTGCGGGCCTGGCCGCGCCCATAGGTGGTTTGAGCCTGGCGTTTGGCACTTCTGTAGCCGGTGTGGCTGCATCCGCTATGCTGGGGCTGATGTCGACGCTGAGTCGTCGTGAACGCATGTTATCCTCTCGGGAGCTCGATAATCAGATCAACGGGCCATTGAAGGTTTTTTCTCTGGTTCATCACCGCCAGGAAACGTATAAGGCGCTGCAGACCCAAACGGAATCTCTTCCGAAAGTTGCTGAGCAGCTGCAAGGCCTGGTCTTAAAGATCGAACAGCTCGGCGATCACCTCAGTACAACTCTACTGACCAATCAGGAAAAATTTCATGAAACCGCGACGCGAACCTATACCGATTTAGCGGATTCGGTCGGCAATGCGTTGCGTGAGAGTCTGGCGCAAAGTGGCCAGTTGGCTGGGGAGAGCATTCGCCCTGTTGTCCAGGAAGCGATGCTCGGAATTCGAAATGATATCACTGAAAATGCACACGCGACGCACCAGGCACTGGCGGATCGGGTTCAAAGTCAATTGAGTGCGATGCAATCCGAATTTTCGACCGCGTCCGCCCATGTTTCGCGCAGTTGGCAGGATGCGGTGGCGAGCCAAACCCAGAGTCACGAAACCTTCTTGCAGACCTTGCGGCAATCCTTCTCGGAGATCAATTCACAAGTTGAAGCAAATAGTGCGCAGCTTGTGGCCAAACTCGATGAAACAACAGCGCTCTGGTTCACGCGCTTGGCCGATGCTGAACAAGCGCGTTTAGGTCGCTGGATTGATGCACTGCAGACAACTCAGACAGAAACGCGGGAAGACTTCAAGGTTGCGGCTGATGAGATGACCGGATCGATACGGGCTGTCGCACAAGAGCAAGTGCAGTCGATTTCAATCTTGACCGAAAATATGGAAACGCTGTCGGCCAGTGTGTGTACCCAGTGGCAAACGGTGGCAGGAGAAGCGCAAGAACAACAGCATGCATTGTCTCAAACAGTAGAGCGCAGCACGCAACAGTTTATTGAGCATGCCCAAACTGTATCGGAAGCCAATCTGTCTAAATTGAATGTTTTGCTCGAACAATCAGATGCCTTGCTGCAAGCCCGGACAGCGTCGGAATCTGCCTGGTTCGCTGAATACCAGCAGCGCATGGAGCAGATTACTTCGAACCTCAACAATGAGTTGAGTCAACTGGCGGTACTTGAAAATAAACGGAGTGAAGCGGCCGTTGCGCAATTGGCGCAGCTGGAAGATACCGTATCACAGCACTTACAGCGCCTTGGTTTGGCCCTTGAACAACCCATGACACGCTTGATCGAAACCGCATCAGAAACACCCCGCGCTGCAGCGGAGGTGATTTCCGAGCTCCGCAACGAAGTTTCTAAAAATATTGAGCGTGATAACAGCCTGCTGGAAGAACGCAAGCGCAACCTTGAAGAGTTAAGGTCGCTTTCCGAAACCCTTGAGCGGGCATCCAATGGCCAGCTTCAGGCTGTGGAACAGTTAGTTGATTCCACGACGGGTATGTTCTCGGATGTTGGCGATCAATTCCAGAATCTCGTGCAAACCGAGGTCACCAAGATGTCTGATGTTGCTGTTGAATTTACAAGTAGTGCCGTGGAGCTGTCCAGTCTCGCGGAAGCCTTCCAGACAGCAGTTAACCTTTATAATGAGTCGAATCATCAGCTGATCGAGCAGCTCAATCGAATGGAGTCTGCCTTGGGGCAATCCACTGAACGAAGCGATGAGCAGCTGGGGTATTACGTGGCACAGGCTCGGGATGTAATTGATCACAGTATTCTTTCTCAAAAAGAGATCTTTGAAGAATTACGCCAATTGAGCAGTAAGTCACCGGAAGTCGTAGACTAA
- a CDS encoding DUF3348 family protein codes for MSQAFSNVSLYGSRLIRALTDLAVADVDLSHDHFTDRLAGLVDISGSITLSDAHSQSRRLEFVAESVSSETLQMSFAEVRTNLVKGILQSFVPGQRGMRIKLPKEERTEEAEPLGFEPYHRFYAAHQRDMEAKVRRLHDQIRDQVAVISPELAKITILDRAFSDILQSYARKSLAVTPRLLGTRFRFLQRENKVRAEAREQSASKLWLTEDTGLIAFCHEMKTVLLAELEVRLLPVMALIEAANSAQPQ; via the coding sequence ATGAGCCAAGCTTTTTCCAACGTATCCCTGTATGGGTCGCGATTGATCCGTGCGTTGACTGATCTTGCAGTTGCAGATGTGGATCTGTCCCATGACCATTTTACGGATCGATTGGCCGGTTTGGTGGATATCTCCGGATCAATTACGTTGTCCGATGCCCATAGCCAGAGCCGTCGTCTGGAGTTTGTGGCGGAGTCAGTTTCCAGTGAAACATTGCAAATGAGCTTTGCAGAGGTTCGCACGAACCTGGTGAAGGGAATATTGCAAAGTTTTGTGCCAGGGCAACGGGGGATGCGGATCAAGCTCCCGAAAGAAGAACGTACTGAGGAGGCAGAACCCCTGGGTTTCGAACCCTACCATCGCTTTTATGCTGCCCATCAACGTGATATGGAAGCAAAGGTGCGAAGGCTGCATGATCAAATTCGAGACCAGGTTGCTGTTATATCGCCAGAGTTGGCGAAAATTACGATTCTCGATCGGGCGTTCTCGGATATTTTGCAATCCTATGCGCGCAAGAGCTTAGCGGTTACGCCGCGACTTTTGGGTACCCGTTTTCGATTTCTGCAGCGGGAAAACAAGGTCCGGGCAGAAGCCCGTGAGCAATCTGCAAGTAAGCTTTGGCTCACTGAAGATACTGGATTGATAGCATTTTGCCATGAAATGAAAACCGTGCTTTTAGCGGAACTGGAAGTTCGATTGCTGCCAGTGATGGCGCTCATTGAGGCTGCGAATTCCGCACAACCCCAGTGA
- a CDS encoding gamma-glutamylcyclotransferase has product MNASHPNLNSNKQLEDNNPVCSANTIAENQKNNHFANADRVWLFAYGSLIYKVDFPYLERKPAYIQHYSRRFWQGSHDHRGTPDAPGRVVTLIQEQEARCGGMAYCITPEVFTHLDHREKNGYLRVKLAVHFSPHEQLEGLVYIAPEHNSAFLGAAPIAQIAKQIAFSSGPSGRNSDYVLQLASALGELEVQDEHVFAVADQVRAYLDCEP; this is encoded by the coding sequence ATGAATGCTTCACATCCAAACCTGAACAGCAACAAACAATTAGAGGACAACAACCCCGTGTGCTCAGCAAACACGATTGCGGAAAATCAAAAAAATAATCACTTTGCGAATGCCGACAGGGTTTGGCTGTTTGCCTATGGCTCCTTGATCTACAAAGTTGACTTTCCTTATCTGGAACGTAAACCAGCCTATATTCAACATTATTCCAGGCGTTTTTGGCAGGGCTCCCATGATCACCGCGGCACACCGGATGCGCCAGGTCGTGTGGTCACATTAATACAAGAGCAAGAAGCACGCTGCGGCGGCATGGCCTACTGCATTACCCCGGAAGTATTTACGCATCTGGATCACCGGGAAAAGAACGGGTACTTGAGAGTGAAGTTAGCCGTACATTTTTCACCCCATGAACAGCTTGAGGGATTGGTTTACATTGCCCCTGAGCACAACTCCGCATTTCTGGGCGCAGCCCCCATTGCGCAAATCGCAAAGCAAATCGCATTCAGCTCTGGCCCCAGCGGGCGCAATAGTGACTATGTTTTACAATTAGCGAGTGCGTTAGGCGAATTGGAAGTACAGGATGAACATGTTTTCGCGGTAGCTGACCAGGTTAGAGCCTACCTGGACTGCGAACCATAA
- the arsJ gene encoding organoarsenical effux MFS transporter ArsJ, with the protein MMSWSALTPEIRQYLLVTGNYWAFTLTDGALRMLVVLHFHGLGYSPLQIAMLFLFYEIFGVVTNLVGGWLGARLGLNRTMNLGLALQVVALSMLLVPAAWLTVPWVMAAQALSGIAKDLNKMSAKSSIKLLVPKDAQSTLYLWVARLTGSKNALKGIGFFLGGILLSLYGFQGAVLSMALVLALIWVSSMISLKKDLGKARNKPKFTEIFSKSRSVNILSAARLFLFGARDVWFVVALPVYLAATLAWDHSAVGGFLAAWVIGYGFVQTLAPRITQRKNGTAPDGATAFRWACLLLSTPVLIALSLEAGLSAYWGLLPGLLLFGAVFAINSSLHSYLIVSYAGEDGVSLDVGFYYMANAMGRLLGTVLSGWLFQSYGLVTCLWVSAVFIGITAVISLALPVHEPLSESH; encoded by the coding sequence ATGATGAGCTGGTCTGCACTTACCCCCGAAATTCGGCAATACCTTCTCGTCACAGGTAACTACTGGGCGTTTACCTTGACGGATGGCGCCCTGCGTATGCTTGTAGTGCTGCATTTTCACGGGTTGGGGTACAGTCCGCTGCAAATCGCGATGTTGTTTCTGTTTTACGAAATTTTCGGTGTCGTGACCAATCTGGTTGGCGGATGGCTGGGGGCTCGGCTCGGATTGAACCGGACGATGAATCTGGGATTGGCTTTGCAGGTGGTGGCCTTGTCCATGTTGCTGGTGCCTGCCGCCTGGCTGACCGTGCCCTGGGTTATGGCGGCGCAGGCCTTGTCTGGCATTGCCAAAGATCTCAATAAAATGAGTGCGAAAAGCTCGATCAAACTACTGGTGCCAAAGGATGCACAATCGACGCTCTACTTGTGGGTTGCGCGCCTGACCGGGTCGAAAAATGCGTTAAAAGGCATTGGTTTTTTCCTTGGCGGGATTCTGCTTTCCCTGTACGGATTTCAAGGTGCTGTTTTGTCAATGGCGCTGGTGCTCGCGCTGATCTGGGTCAGCAGTATGATTTCGCTCAAAAAGGATTTGGGAAAAGCCAGGAACAAGCCTAAATTTACCGAAATTTTCTCCAAAAGCCGTTCAGTTAATATTTTATCTGCTGCGCGTCTGTTTTTGTTCGGTGCTCGTGATGTATGGTTCGTCGTTGCGTTGCCAGTGTATTTGGCGGCAACCTTGGCATGGGATCATTCTGCAGTGGGCGGTTTTCTGGCGGCCTGGGTCATTGGTTACGGTTTTGTACAAACATTGGCTCCAAGGATTACCCAGCGTAAGAACGGAACTGCTCCAGACGGTGCAACGGCTTTCCGTTGGGCTTGTCTGCTGTTATCTACGCCAGTGTTGATTGCACTTTCGCTAGAGGCCGGGTTAAGTGCGTATTGGGGATTATTACCCGGGCTGCTGTTATTTGGAGCGGTGTTTGCAATAAATTCGTCACTCCATAGCTATTTAATTGTCAGTTATGCCGGTGAAGATGGCGTTTCCCTGGATGTTGGCTTCTACTACATGGCCAATGCAATGGGCCGGCTTTTAGGTACAGTTTTGTCTGGATGGCTCTTTCAAAGTTACGGCTTGGTTACCTGCCTGTGGGTTTCTGCTGTTTTTATCGGGATTACTGCCGTAATTTCCCTGGCTTTGCCTGTCCATGAACCTCTTTCTGAGTCGCATTAA
- a CDS encoding ArsJ-associated glyceraldehyde-3-phosphate dehydrogenase — protein MAIRIGINGFGRMGRLTLRAAFERSDIDTDNVFHFVQINDPAADADALAHLLNFDSVHGRFSSEAHAEGDELWVNGQRIRCSRNKNIEDTDWSSCDVVIEASGKMKSKAILQAYLDQGVKRVVVTAPVKEEGVLNVVMGVNDQLFDPDMHQIVTAASCTTNCLAPVVKVIHESLGIEHGSMTTIHDITNTQTILDAPHKDLRRARACGMSLIPTTTGSATAITHIFPELKGRLNGHAVRVPLANASLTDCVFEVKQRTSINEVNALLKEAANTALSGILGYEERPLVSIDYKTDPRSSIIDALSTMVINDTQVKIYAWYDNEWGYVNRTIELVRFVTEN, from the coding sequence ATGGCCATCAGAATTGGTATTAACGGATTTGGCCGCATGGGGCGGTTAACCCTTCGTGCCGCGTTTGAACGTTCAGATATTGATACGGACAATGTATTCCACTTCGTCCAGATTAACGACCCCGCAGCAGATGCGGATGCACTGGCCCACTTGTTGAATTTTGATTCGGTGCATGGTCGCTTTTCGTCGGAGGCCCACGCAGAAGGTGACGAACTATGGGTCAACGGTCAGCGAATCCGGTGCAGTCGCAATAAAAATATTGAGGATACAGACTGGTCAAGTTGCGATGTTGTGATTGAAGCCTCGGGGAAAATGAAATCCAAGGCAATTTTACAAGCGTATCTGGATCAAGGGGTCAAGCGGGTTGTGGTAACAGCGCCTGTGAAGGAAGAAGGTGTATTGAATGTGGTCATGGGCGTAAATGATCAGCTTTTTGATCCTGATATGCATCAAATCGTCACAGCCGCGTCCTGTACCACCAACTGTCTGGCGCCTGTGGTTAAGGTGATCCATGAGTCACTGGGTATTGAGCATGGTTCAATGACTACGATTCATGATATTACCAATACACAGACGATTCTCGATGCACCCCACAAAGACCTGCGCCGTGCGCGTGCATGCGGTATGAGTTTGATTCCGACCACAACAGGCTCGGCGACCGCGATTACGCATATCTTCCCTGAATTAAAAGGGCGCCTGAATGGCCACGCCGTGCGTGTACCACTGGCCAATGCATCGCTCACTGATTGTGTCTTCGAGGTGAAACAGCGCACGTCGATAAATGAGGTTAATGCATTACTCAAGGAAGCCGCGAATACCGCCCTGTCGGGCATTCTGGGTTATGAGGAACGACCCTTGGTTTCAATTGATTACAAAACGGATCCTCGATCCAGCATTATCGATGCGCTGTCAACCATGGTTATCAATGATACCCAGGTCAAAATCTACGCCTGGTACGACAACGAGTGGGGATATGTCAATCGCACGATTGAACTGGTGCGCTTCGTGACGGAAAACTGA
- a CDS encoding metalloregulator ArsR/SmtB family transcription factor has translation MSPLQFYKCLADETRLRCLLLIQSEGELCVCELMAALDEVQPKVSRHLAQLRKCELLQDRRQGQWVFYRINPALPEWAKSVLDISAVENSSWLLDNITRLGSMGDRPERVSRCC, from the coding sequence ATGAGCCCCTTGCAGTTCTATAAGTGCCTTGCAGATGAAACTCGCCTCCGTTGTTTATTGCTTATTCAAAGTGAAGGTGAGCTCTGTGTTTGTGAACTTATGGCGGCTTTGGATGAGGTACAACCCAAAGTATCCCGTCACCTGGCGCAGTTGCGGAAATGTGAGTTGTTACAAGACAGACGACAAGGACAATGGGTATTTTATCGGATTAATCCGGCGTTGCCTGAGTGGGCGAAATCAGTCTTGGATATTAGCGCTGTAGAAAATTCGTCATGGTTGCTGGATAACATAACACGCTTGGGCAGTATGGGTGATCGTCCAGAGCGTGTGTCCCGATGTTGCTGA
- a CDS encoding GAF and HD-GYP domain-containing protein, translating into MDSKVYDTLIRIGQKLFAENDLYNLCEMIIDEAQAITCAEGGTLYLVDQQPPQQLTFCIVHNKKLHQYETHFGSRSAGLKPIPLKTSDGQPNVTHIAASAANRREIINIEDTYQNTQFDFSGAHTFDEEAQYHTQSVLAVPLVNDVSELVGVLQLINAREPDSLAVVPFSREQEPVIATLASFAALAINAQNLANTNKDLLIKLSCQSNTQLLMESILDEAQKLTQADGGSLYLLNDSGDVPVLEFIVVRNATLGLNYGGATGQAIPFQPIALYELRNGKRYPNANNVVTSCVHLRREVVIDDAYREEGYDFSGTRHFDEQTGYRSKSFLTLPLIDHNKEVIGVLQLVNARDPFSQSVVPFSKRVVPLVKALATYAAIALDNQLLVHELKDLLDNFIQCIAKAIDAKSPHTSGHCQRVPLLTELLAQAACNDTKTYGTFNLDADGWYELHVAAWLHDCGKLSTPDSVLDKSTKLHGLKDGIEAINARFAALRQETQVRYLHQIIDNPGRRTELQQQMQDALTVLDVDREFINRSNQGAEFLSEEDRARIVQIGKHEWTDAHGEIVPILSAEEIYNLSIERGTLNQEERQIINNHITVTIDMLESLQFPKKLRRVPEYAGGHHEKMDGTGFPKGLKRDEMSIPARMMAIADIFEALTAKDRPYKAPMKISQALSIMQKMRDAEHIDADLYHLFLNARVWEQYALKVLSPEQLDVSSIDTFL; encoded by the coding sequence ATGGATTCCAAAGTCTACGATACTTTGATCCGGATCGGTCAAAAGTTATTTGCCGAAAATGATTTATATAATCTGTGCGAAATGATTATAGACGAGGCCCAGGCGATAACCTGCGCAGAGGGGGGAACCCTTTATTTAGTTGATCAGCAACCGCCGCAACAGCTGACCTTTTGTATCGTACATAATAAAAAACTGCATCAATATGAAACTCATTTCGGTTCACGCTCCGCCGGGTTGAAGCCGATCCCGTTGAAAACATCCGATGGCCAGCCAAATGTGACCCATATCGCCGCCAGTGCAGCAAATCGGCGTGAAATCATAAATATTGAAGATACGTACCAGAACACCCAGTTTGATTTCAGTGGCGCTCATACTTTTGATGAGGAAGCGCAGTACCATACCCAGTCTGTGTTGGCCGTGCCTTTGGTAAATGATGTCAGTGAACTGGTCGGGGTTTTGCAGTTGATCAATGCCCGTGAGCCGGACTCTTTAGCGGTTGTCCCTTTCTCGCGGGAACAAGAGCCGGTAATTGCGACACTGGCATCGTTTGCGGCCTTGGCCATCAATGCGCAGAATTTGGCGAATACCAATAAGGATCTGTTGATCAAGCTGTCCTGTCAAAGCAATACGCAACTTCTGATGGAAAGTATTCTCGATGAGGCGCAAAAACTGACCCAGGCAGATGGCGGCTCCCTGTATCTATTAAATGATTCAGGGGACGTACCGGTTTTAGAGTTCATCGTGGTTCGCAATGCTACGCTCGGCTTAAATTACGGTGGCGCAACCGGACAGGCCATTCCCTTTCAACCCATTGCACTCTATGAGCTGCGTAATGGCAAGCGATACCCCAATGCCAACAATGTTGTAACCTCATGTGTGCATTTACGTCGTGAAGTCGTCATTGATGATGCGTATCGGGAAGAAGGGTATGATTTTTCAGGCACGCGCCATTTTGATGAACAGACCGGTTACCGGTCAAAATCGTTTTTAACCCTGCCACTGATCGATCATAACAAAGAGGTCATCGGGGTATTGCAATTGGTGAATGCCCGGGATCCCTTCAGTCAGTCCGTGGTACCGTTTTCAAAGCGTGTTGTGCCACTGGTCAAGGCGTTGGCGACTTATGCTGCGATTGCTCTGGATAATCAGTTACTCGTTCACGAATTAAAGGATTTACTGGATAACTTCATTCAATGTATCGCCAAAGCGATTGATGCCAAATCGCCCCATACCTCGGGGCATTGTCAACGGGTGCCCTTGTTAACAGAGTTGCTCGCCCAAGCCGCCTGTAATGACACTAAAACCTACGGGACCTTCAATCTTGATGCGGATGGTTGGTACGAATTGCATGTTGCCGCCTGGCTTCACGATTGTGGCAAACTTTCGACGCCGGACTCGGTTCTGGATAAGTCGACGAAGCTGCATGGCCTCAAGGATGGTATAGAAGCAATCAATGCACGCTTTGCTGCGCTGCGACAGGAAACTCAGGTCCGGTATTTACACCAGATAATCGACAACCCGGGGCGCCGCACGGAATTGCAACAGCAAATGCAGGATGCATTGACCGTATTGGATGTGGACAGGGAATTTATCAACCGCTCAAATCAGGGGGCCGAATTTTTGTCCGAGGAAGATCGGGCCCGTATTGTCCAGATTGGAAAACATGAATGGACTGATGCCCATGGCGAGATTGTACCGATTTTATCCGCCGAGGAAATTTATAACCTCTCCATAGAAAGAGGAACCCTCAATCAGGAAGAGCGCCAGATTATCAATAACCATATTACGGTTACCATCGATATGCTGGAATCTCTGCAATTCCCCAAAAAGCTGCGACGCGTGCCGGAGTATGCCGGGGGGCACCATGAAAAGATGGATGGCACCGGGTTTCCCAAAGGCCTGAAACGGGATGAAATGTCGATCCCGGCCCGCATGATGGCGATCGCCGATATCTTTGAAGCCTTGACCGCAAAAGACAGGCCCTACAAAGCGCCCATGAAAATTAGCCAGGCATTGTCCATCATGCAGAAAATGCGTGATGCCGAACATATTGATGCCGACTTGTATCACTTGTTTTTGAATGCGCGGGTGTGGGAACAGTATGCACTTAAGGTTTTAAGCCCTGAGCAGCTTGATGTCTCCAGTATTGACACATTTCTTTAA